The following proteins are co-located in the Naumovozyma dairenensis CBS 421 chromosome 9, complete genome genome:
- the GAS1 gene encoding 1,3-beta-glucanosyltransferase GAS1 (similar to Saccharomyces cerevisiae GAS1 (YMR307W); ancestral locus Anc_5.13) translates to MLLKTLTTVAATSLLAGFATADDLPAIEIVGNKFFFSNNGSQFYMRGVAYQADTANATSGDTINDRLADFSSCSRDIPYLQQLDTNVIRVYSVNTSLDHSECMQALNDAGIYLIADLSAPDESINRDSPSWDLELFDRYKSVVDLFANYTNVLGFFAGNEVTNNSTNTDASAFVKAAVRDTKKYIADQNYRSIPVGYSSNDDADTRVAIADYFACGDDDVKADFYGINMYEWCGNSDFKTSGYEDRTKEFANISVPLFFSEYGCNEVRPRLFTEVQALYGDNMTDVWSGGIVYMYFEETNKYGLVSIDGDDVKTLDDFNNYSKEIHSISPTSANTASYTASSTSLACPTNFAKWNVATNLPPTPDKNLCSCMDASLGCVVADDVDEEDYQDLFDYVCGEISCDGISKNGTSGEYGAYSFCSSKEQLDFVLNLYYEANGGSKSDCDFSGSATLQSATTQAGCATALSQIGSAGTKSPSASATYAYGSSASKSTSNANRATASSRSSGSSGSSRASGSSASSSSSSSSSSTSSSSSNAGNVNAKLNFAQVLISSFVTVSLVAGLGFVLV, encoded by the coding sequence ATGTTGTTGAAGACTTTAACTACAGTGGCCGCCACATCTTTATTGGCAGGCTTCGCAACTGCTGATGATCTACCAGCCATTGAAATTGTTGGTaacaaattcttcttttccaaTAATGGTTCTCAATTTTATATGAGAGGTGTTGCTTACCAAGCTGACACAGCTAACGCTACCTCAGGCGATACTATTAACGATAGATTGGCCGATTTCTCGAGTTGTTCAAGAGATATCCCATACCTACAACAACTAGACACTAATGTCATCCGTGTTTATTCTGTGAACACATCATTAGACCATTCAGAATGTATGCAAGCTCTTAACGATGCTGGTATCTACCTTATTGCAGATTTGTCTGCTCCAGACGAGTCCATCAACAGAGATTCTCCATCTTGGGATCTTGAGTTGTTCGACCGTTATAAATCCGTCGTTGATTTATTCGCCAACTACACTAATGTCTTAGGGTTCTTTGCTGGTAATGAGGTTACCAATAACAGTACTAATACTGATGCTTCTGCTTTCGTTAAGGCAGCTGTCAGAGATaccaagaaatatattgCCGATCAAAATTACAGATCCATCCCAGTTGGTTATTCTTCTAATGATGACGCTGACACTAGAGTTGCCATTGCTGATTATTTCGCTTGcggtgatgatgatgtcaAGGCTGATTTCTATGGTATTAACATGTACGAATGGTGTGGTAATTCCGATTTCAAGACTTCTGGTTACGAAGATAGAACTAAGGAATTCGCTAACATTTCCGTCCCACTTTTCTTCTCTGAATATGGTTGTAATGAAGTTAGACCAAGATTATTCACTGAAGTTCAAGCTTTATATGGTGATAATATGACTGATGTTTGGTCTGGTGGTATTGTGTACATGTACTTCGAAGAAACTAATAAGTACGGTTTAGTTAGTATTGACGGTGATGATGTTAAGACACTAGATGATTTCAATAACTACTCCAAAGAAATTCACAGCATTTCTCCAACTTCTGCTAACACCGCGTCCTATACTGCATCTTCTACCTCTTTAGCTTGCCCAACCAACTTCGCCAAATGGAACGTCGCTACTAACTTACCACCAACCCCAGACAAAAACCTATGTTCTTGTATGGATGCCTCTCTTGGTTGTGTCGTTGCAGACgatgttgatgaagaagattacCAAGATTTGTTCGATTATGTCTGTGGTGAGATCTCTTGTGACGGTATCTCCAAGAACGGTACTTCAGGTGAATATGGTGCTTACTCTTTCTGTTCTTCCAAAGAACAGTTAGACTTCGTCTTAAACTTGTATTACGAAGCTAACGGTGGTTCTAAGAGTGATTGTGACTTCAGCGGTTCCGCTACTTTACAATCTGCTACAACTCAAGCTGGTTGTGCTACTGCTTTGAGTCAAATTGGTAGTGCTGGTACTAAGAGTCCATCTGCCTCTGCAACTTATGCATACGGTTCCTCTGCTTCCAAATCCACATCTAACGCTAATAGGGCTACTGCCTCTTCCCGTTCCTCTGGTTCTTCTGGTTCTTCTAGGGCTTCTGGTTCTTCCGCTTCCTCATCCTCATCCTCATCCTCTTCTTCCACATCCTCCTCAAGTTCGAATGCTGGTAATGTCAACGCTAAGTTGAATTTTGCTCAAGTCTTAATCTCTTCCTTCGTGACCGTTTCTTTGGTCGCTGGTCTTGGTTTCGTCTTAGTTTAA
- the PSE1 gene encoding importin PSE1 (similar to Saccharomyces cerevisiae PSE1 (YMR308C); ancestral locus Anc_5.11) has translation MSALSNEINTTLLNVLQGFSSPNNEIRAAAEKTLSQNWITAQNIQLLLVFLSEQAAYSQDPTTAALSAVLFRKLALKAPPDSKVLIIAKNITHIEKETLIQIRTTLLKGFVSERPNSIRHKLSDAIAECAQEDLPEWPELLQAMVGTLKSPDPNFRESSFRILSSVPHLINNVDVNSILPIFQSGFSDPEDNVKIAAVTAFVGYFKQLPKEHWAKLGILLPSLLNSLPKFLDDGKDDALASVLESLIELVELAPKLFKDMFNEIIQFSDMVIKNTDLETQARTTALELLTVFSENAPQMCKSNPNYGQYIIMNTLLMMTEVSQDDEDAVEWREADDTDDEEEVTYDQARQALDRVSLRLGGAYLAPPLFQYIQQMLSSSQWRERYAALMALSSAAEGCEDVLKSEIPKILDLVLPLINDPHPRVQYGCCNVLGQISTDFQPVIQETSHDRILPALISKLNSNSLERVQTHAAAALVNFSEHAQDSILEPYLDSLLTSLLTLLQSNKLYVQEQALTTIAFIADAASVKFIKYYDTLMPLLLNVLKMNSGNENGILKGKCIECATLIALAVGKEKFMEHSQDLINLLILHQDSCTEDDDPVKAYLEQGWSRICRILGEDFIPLLPIVLPPLLESAKATQDVSLIEEEEAANFQQYMDWDVVQIQGKHIAIHTSLLDDKVSAMELLQVYCTVLKNHFAAYVNEIMNEIAVPSIDFYLHDGVRATGATLIPILLTSITSTVGTGNEEVLQLWNNASKKLIAGIISEPMPEITQIYHNSLSDCMMIMGKNCLSDVELDKYTQGVQTNLADIFERVSRRHNEDDEYNEDVDDDLDGYTDEDLLDEINKSISTVFKTQGERYLPYVQRLWPTIIDYLGQDEIILSLFALVAIGDLINVYGELTASLKDSFIGKVKACLLSPEPSIRQAAAYVVGVCAQSAPVVYRDDCLSSLDVLYKVVGIPDAKSTENTTATENASSAIGKILTAYGSDFPDISSYVQNWVKTLPTIEDYEAAASNYKTLQLLIENNSPTVCDSSMIPTIVDHVVQALVKRSISGTTATEVVDSTKKLLGTLPPNDAMGILQKYPSPYMETIQQWFS, from the coding sequence ATGTCCGCACTATCAAACGAAATTAATACTACATTATTGAATGTCCTTCAAGGATTTTCGTCGCCAAACAATGAAATACGTGCTGCTGCTGAAAAGACACTGAGTCAAAATTGGATTACTGCacaaaatattcaattgttATTGGTTTTCTTATCGGAACAAGCCGCATATTCTCAAGATCCTACGACTGCTGCATTATCTGCTGTCttatttagaaaattaGCATTGAAGGCTCCTCCTGATTCTAAAGTACTAATCATTGCTAAAAACATCACTcatattgaaaaggaaactttaattcaaattcGTACTACACTATTGAAGGGGTTTGTTTCTGAAAGACCAAATTCAATCAGACATAAATTATCGGATGCAATTGCCGAATGTGCACAAGAGGACTTACCAGAATGGCCAGAATTACTTCAAGCTATGGTTGGAACATTGAAAAGTCCTGATCCAAATTTCAGAGAATCAAGTTTTAGAATTTTATCATCCGTTCCACATTTAATCAACAATGTTGATGTTAATAGCATTTTACCAATCTTCCAATCAGGTTTCTCGGACCCGGAAGATAATGTTAAAATTGCAGCCGTTACTGCATTCGTCGGTTACTTCAAGCAACTACCAAAAGAACATTGGGCAAAATTAGGTATCTTATTACCAAGCTTATTAAACAGCCTTCCAAAATTCTTAGATGACGGTAAAGATGATGCATTGGCTTCAGTTTTAGAATCATTGATTGAACTAGTAGAATTAGCTCCTAAATTGTTTAAAGATATgtttaatgaaataataCAATTTTCCGATATGGTTATCAAAAACACCGATTTAGAAACTCAAGCTAGAACAACTGCTCTAGAATTGTTGACTGTATTCAGTGAGAATGCTCCTCAAATGTGTAAATCCAATCCAAATTATGGtcaatatattatcatGAATACTCTATTAATGATGACCGAGGTTTCccaagatgatgaagatgcCGTAGAATGGAGAGAAGCTGATGATACtgatgacgaagaagaagttacCTATGACCAAGCACGCCAAGCCCTAGATCGTGTTTCATTAAGGCTTGGTGGTGCCTATTTAGCCCCACCGttatttcaatatattcagCAAATGTTGTCTTCTTCTCAATGGAGAGAACGTTATGCAGCTTTAATGGCACTTTCCTCAGCAGCTGAAGGTTGTGAAGACGTATTGAAATCagaaattccaaaaatattgGATTTAGTTCTACCTTTGATCAATGACCCTCATCCAAGAGTCCAATATGGTTGTTGTAACGTTCTAGGTCAGATATCCACTGATTTCCAACCAGTAATTCAAGAAACATCTCATGATAGAATTCTGCCTGCATTGATTTCTAAGTTAAATTCTAACTCTCTGGAAAGAGTTCAAACACACGCAGCTGCTGCATTGGTCAATTTCTCAGAACATGCTCAAGATTCCATTCTAGAACCTTATTTGGACAGCTTGTTAACAAGTCTTTTAACATTATTACAAAGCAATAAATTATATGTCCAAGAACAAGCTTTAACTACTATCGCGTTCATTGCTGATGCCGCCAGtgttaaattcattaaatattaCGACACACTGAtgccattattattaaacgttttgaaaatgaattcaGGGAACGAAAATGGCATCTTAAAAGGTAAATGTATTGAATGTGCGACTTTGATTGCTTTAGCTGTtggtaaagaaaaattcatgGAACACTCACAggatttaattaatttattaattctgCATCAAGATTCCTGTactgaagatgatgatccTGTGAAAGCATATTTAGAACAAGGTTGGAGTAGGATTTGTCGTATCTTAGGAGAAGATTTTATTCCATTATTACCTATTGTCCTACCCCCATTATTAGAGTCAGCTAAGGCTACTCAAGATGTTAGTTTAAttgaggaagaagaagctgcCAATTTCCAACAATATATGGATTGGGACGTTGTTCAAATTCAAGGTAAGCACATTGCCATTCATACATCTTTATTAGATGACAAAGTTTCCGCCATGGAATTATTACAAGTATATTGTACTGtattaaaaaatcattttGCCGCCTATGTTAACGAAATTATGAACGAGATTGCTGTCCCATCAATTGATTTCTATCTACATGATGGTGTTCGTGCTACAGGTGCAACTTTGATTCCAATTCTGCTAACGTCTATTACTTCTACAGTTGGTACTGGAAATGAGGAAGTTCTTCAATTATGGAACAATGCTTCCAAGAAATTGATTGCAGGGATTATTTCGGAACCAATGCCTGAAATCACTCAAATATATCATAACTCACTAAGTGATTGTATGATGATAATGGGTAAGAATTGTTTGAGTGATGTAGAATTAGATAAATATACCCAGGGTGTCCAAACTAATCTTGctgatatttttgaaagagTTAGTAGACGTcataatgaagatgatgaatataacgaagatgttgatgatgatcttGACGGCTACAcagatgaagatttattagatgaaattaataaatcaatttctACCGTTTTTAAAACACAAGGAGAAAGATATTTGCCATATGTTCAAAGACTTTGGCCAACAATAATTGACTATTTAGGTCAAGATGAAATCATTCTATCACTTTTTGCTTTAGTTGCAATTGGTGATTTGATTAATGTATATGGTGAACTAACGGCTAGTTTGAAAGATAGTTTCATTGGAAAAGTGAAAGCTTGTCTATTGTCTCCAGAGCCAAGCATCCGTCAAGCAGCTGCATACGTTGTTGGTGTTTGTGCACAATCTGCTCCTGTAGTATATCGCGATGATTGTCTCTCTTCATTAGATGTCCTTTATAAAGTAGTTGGTATCCCAGATGCTAAATCTACTGAAAACACGACTGCTACTGAGAATGCAAGTTCGGCAATCGGTAAAATACTTACAGCTTATGGGTCTGACTTCCCAGATATTAGTTCCTATGTTCAAAATTGGGTTAAAACATTACCTACAATTGAAGATTACGAAGCTGCTGCATCCAATTATAAAACGTTACAGTTATTAATAGAGAACAACTCGCCAACTGTTTGTGATTCTTCAATGATTCCAACAATTGTTGATCATGTTGTGCAAGCCCTTGTCAAGCGTTCTATTAGTGGAACCACGGCCACTGAGGTTGTGGATTCTACTAAAAAGTTACTGGGAACACTACCTCCAAATGATGCTATGGGCATTTTACAAAAGTATCCATCGCCGTATATGGAAACAATTCAACAGTGGTTTTCTTGA